The following proteins are co-located in the Armatimonadota bacterium genome:
- a CDS encoding DUF2892 domain-containing protein, with protein sequence MTIERSIRLLAGLLSLTGILLSIAVDHRWLFLSGFVAVNLIQSSFTGFCPAEKIMLKLGVGRR encoded by the coding sequence ATGACAATTGAACGCTCAATACGGCTTCTTGCCGGACTGCTATCGCTCACTGGAATATTGCTTTCAATCGCTGTTGATCACCGCTGGTTGTTCCTCAGCGGGTTTGTTGCAGTGAACTTGATTCAGTCCTCATTCACCGGGTTTTGCCCGGCAGAGAAGATTATGCTGAAGCTAGGTGTAGGCCGCCGTTGA